A DNA window from Xanthomonas campestris pv. campestris str. ATCC 33913 contains the following coding sequences:
- a CDS encoding amidohydrolase: MVDLILRNARITTLDPRQPSATTLAVADGRIVAVGDDAQIMAMAKQARVIDAQQRRVVPGLNDSHTHLIRGGLNYNLELRWDGVRSLADAMALLKAQVDRTPAPQWVRVVGGFTAHQFIEKRLPTLDEINAIAPDTPVFLLHLYDRALLNRAALRACGYDKTTPDPPGGRIERDKLGNPTGLLLAKPNALILYASLAKGPRLPIEYQANSTRHFMRELNRLGITSVIDAGGGFQNYPEDYQVIEQLHAAGQLSVRIAYNLFTQNKGKEVADFRGWTEVLPVRKGDDLLRHNGAGEMLVFSAADFEQFSEPRPELAPEMEPELEQVVRLLVEKRWPFRIHATYDESISRILDVYERVNADMPFDGLHWFIDHAETITPRNIDRIRALNGGIAVQHRMAYQGEAFVQRYGVQAARHTPPVRRMLAAGVPVGAGTDATRVASYNPWVALSWLVTGRTVGGLALYGDENLLEREQALRLWTQGSAWFSGDEDKKGTLAPGQLADFIVLSDDYFRVDDAAIADITSVLTVLGGTVVHGDGDFAALAPSLPPAMPEWSPVNRFGGYHVGGAVSGLASVAHAHGPGCRTHGTHGHAAHHAAPSDDLRGFWGALGCACFAF, encoded by the coding sequence ATGGTCGATCTCATTCTCCGTAATGCACGTATCACCACGCTTGACCCGCGCCAACCCAGCGCCACTACGCTGGCGGTGGCCGATGGCCGCATCGTGGCAGTGGGTGACGATGCGCAGATCATGGCCATGGCCAAGCAGGCGCGTGTCATCGATGCACAGCAGCGACGCGTGGTGCCCGGGCTCAACGACAGCCACACGCATCTCATTCGCGGCGGTTTGAACTACAACCTGGAGTTGCGCTGGGACGGCGTGCGCTCGCTGGCCGACGCCATGGCATTGCTCAAGGCGCAGGTCGACCGGACGCCGGCGCCGCAGTGGGTGCGCGTGGTCGGCGGTTTCACCGCGCATCAGTTCATTGAAAAGCGCCTGCCAACCCTGGACGAGATCAACGCGATCGCGCCGGATACACCGGTGTTCCTGCTGCATCTCTACGACCGCGCCTTGCTCAATCGCGCGGCGTTGCGTGCATGTGGTTACGACAAGACCACGCCGGATCCGCCAGGTGGCCGCATCGAGCGCGACAAGCTCGGCAATCCCACCGGCCTGCTGCTGGCCAAGCCGAATGCGTTGATCCTGTATGCCAGCCTGGCGAAAGGGCCGCGGCTGCCGATCGAATACCAGGCCAACTCCACGCGCCATTTCATGCGCGAGCTCAACCGCCTGGGCATCACCTCGGTCATCGACGCCGGTGGCGGGTTCCAGAACTATCCGGAGGACTATCAGGTCATCGAGCAGTTGCATGCGGCCGGGCAGTTGAGCGTGCGCATCGCCTACAACCTGTTTACCCAGAACAAGGGCAAGGAAGTCGCCGATTTCCGCGGCTGGACCGAGGTGTTGCCGGTCCGCAAGGGCGACGATCTGCTGCGCCACAACGGTGCCGGCGAAATGCTGGTGTTCTCGGCGGCCGATTTCGAGCAGTTCAGTGAGCCGCGCCCGGAGCTTGCGCCGGAGATGGAACCGGAACTGGAGCAGGTGGTGCGCCTGCTGGTGGAAAAACGCTGGCCGTTCCGCATCCACGCTACCTACGACGAAAGCATCTCGCGCATTCTCGATGTCTACGAACGCGTCAACGCGGACATGCCGTTCGATGGCCTGCACTGGTTCATCGATCACGCCGAAACCATCACGCCGCGCAACATCGATCGCATCCGCGCGTTGAACGGCGGCATCGCGGTGCAGCACCGCATGGCCTATCAAGGCGAAGCCTTCGTGCAGCGCTACGGCGTGCAAGCCGCACGCCATACGCCGCCAGTGCGGCGCATGTTGGCGGCCGGTGTGCCGGTGGGCGCGGGCACCGATGCCACGCGCGTGGCCAGCTACAACCCGTGGGTGGCGCTGTCGTGGCTGGTCACCGGCCGTACTGTCGGAGGGCTGGCGCTGTATGGCGACGAGAATCTGCTCGAGCGCGAGCAGGCCTTGCGCTTGTGGACGCAGGGCAGTGCCTGGTTTTCCGGTGATGAAGACAAGAAGGGCACTTTGGCGCCTGGTCAGTTGGCCGATTTCATCGTCTTGTCGGATGACTATTTCCGCGTCGACGATGCCGCCATCGCCGATATCACCAGCGTGCTGACCGTGTTGGGCGGTACCGTGGTGCACGGTGACGGCGACTTCGCTGCACTGGCGCCCAGCCTGCCGCCGGCAATGCCGGAATGGTCGCCGGTCAACCGTTTTGGTGGCTATCACGTGGGCGGTGCGGTGAGCGGGCTGGCCAGCGTGGCGCATGCGCATGGCCCTGGCTGCCGCACCCACGGCACACATGGGCATGCCGCGCACCACGCCGCACCCAGCGACGATCTGCGCGGCTTCTGGGGGGCATTGGGATGCGCATGTTTCGCGTTTTAA
- a CDS encoding DoxX family protein yields MNSHAPARSPGLDAALLMLRLAGGGFLLPHGLGKLLGWFNGPGLAGFAAELQQFGLPATAPLPLLLALVQSLSGVAVLIGLWTRASAALAAAFIATTVVIAIPKGWFWMHGGMEYPLMWALVLLALVCAGGGAWSLDGLRRRHVS; encoded by the coding sequence TTGAACAGCCACGCACCGGCACGCTCGCCGGGCCTGGACGCGGCGCTGTTGATGCTGCGGCTGGCTGGCGGTGGCTTTCTGCTGCCGCATGGCCTGGGCAAGTTGCTGGGCTGGTTCAACGGCCCCGGCCTTGCCGGTTTTGCTGCGGAATTGCAGCAGTTCGGGCTGCCAGCGACGGCGCCACTGCCGCTGCTGTTGGCGCTGGTGCAGAGCCTGTCTGGAGTGGCGGTGCTGATCGGGCTGTGGACGCGCGCCAGCGCGGCACTGGCCGCGGCGTTCATTGCCACCACCGTGGTGATTGCCATTCCCAAGGGCTGGTTCTGGATGCATGGCGGCATGGAATACCCGCTGATGTGGGCGCTGGTCTTGCTGGCGCTGGTATGCGCCGGCGGTGGCGCGTGGTCGCTGGACGGCCTGCGTCGGCGGCACGTGTCATGA
- a CDS encoding hydrolase: MTTATAVPGKSLLSPNDHALILIDHQSQMAFATHTIDISALRNHVALIGKAAKGFQVPVVLTTVAEKSFSGPLFPELPEIFAGEPVFDRTSMNAWEDQGVIDRINAIGKRRLVIAGLWTSVCIVGPTLSAIEQGFDVYVITDACGDVSDEAHERAIARMVQAGAAPITSVQYLLELQRDWARSDTYDLTTGIARAHAGGYGIGIQYAKTMFGAQEGGH; the protein is encoded by the coding sequence ATGACCACCGCCACCGCCGTCCCCGGCAAGTCCCTGCTGTCGCCGAACGACCACGCCCTGATCCTGATCGACCACCAGTCGCAGATGGCGTTTGCCACCCACACCATCGACATCTCGGCCCTGCGCAACCACGTGGCGCTGATCGGCAAGGCCGCCAAGGGCTTCCAGGTGCCGGTGGTGCTCACCACGGTGGCGGAGAAGTCGTTCTCCGGCCCGCTGTTTCCAGAGCTGCCGGAGATCTTCGCCGGCGAGCCGGTGTTCGACCGCACCAGCATGAATGCCTGGGAAGACCAGGGCGTGATCGACCGCATCAACGCGATCGGCAAGCGCCGCCTGGTGATCGCCGGTTTGTGGACCAGCGTGTGCATCGTCGGGCCGACGCTGTCGGCGATCGAACAGGGCTTTGATGTGTACGTGATCACCGATGCCTGCGGCGATGTCAGCGATGAGGCCCACGAGCGCGCCATTGCTCGCATGGTGCAGGCCGGCGCAGCACCGATCACCAGCGTGCAGTACCTGCTGGAACTGCAGCGCGATTGGGCGCGCAGCGACACCTACGACCTCACCACCGGCATCGCACGTGCGCATGCAGGCGGCTACGGCATCGGTATTCAATACGCCAAGACCATGTTCGGCGCGCAGGAAGGCGGACATTGA
- a CDS encoding helix-turn-helix transcriptional regulator, producing MARGIAVDCRTAPHACSALEAPRIRAVARAMQYIDTHLCEPITVTHLATAACMSRFHFARVFRDVVGASPMEYLRRRRIERAQALLREGRHKISQIASELCFFDQSHFVRSFRHATGCTPARFAAQTVCTTAHSTPASAPRAATSSFSPLLEHHR from the coding sequence ATGGCACGTGGCATTGCCGTCGACTGCCGCACCGCGCCCCACGCATGCAGCGCACTTGAAGCACCGCGCATCCGTGCGGTGGCAAGAGCCATGCAGTACATCGACACGCATCTGTGCGAACCGATCACGGTGACCCATCTGGCCACGGCCGCGTGCATGAGCCGCTTCCATTTTGCGCGTGTGTTTCGCGATGTGGTCGGCGCCAGCCCGATGGAATATCTGCGCCGCCGCCGCATTGAGCGTGCACAGGCCTTGCTGCGCGAAGGCCGCCACAAGATCAGCCAGATCGCCAGCGAGCTGTGCTTCTTCGACCAAAGCCATTTCGTCCGCAGTTTCCGCCATGCCACCGGCTGCACGCCGGCGCGCTTTGCCGCGCAGACCGTCTGCACTACCGCACACAGCACGCCGGCCAGTGCGCCGCGGGCTGCCACGTCTTCCTTCTCACCACTCCTGGAGCACCACCGATGA
- a CDS encoding sensor histidine kinase: protein MPHEPVSYPASSLRLRVTHWVTLACCWLLLCVPAWASGIAATRDGVLQFHHTAWSTERGAPADIWDIAQADNGPLWLATGFGLFQFDGDRFARVPPPNGEAYASHNMTALTLAPDDTAWVGYFGAGIDRLADGHLTHFAPGKDLPSGMVFKLERDGSGRLWAAIDGGLCWFDGTRWHRAGADWGYPAARAQWLLRDRRGVLWVSDGTQLLRLPAGGKRFEPSGQPVGPFTTMAESPDGSVWVADPYRGIFALTDARGQLLPAVTRAQPRFAGLFARRIRFMRDGALWGTDYAAGGVFRIATPLALAPVLEHVGTLQGLTSATAGPLLEDREGNLWVGTNLGLNRFRHRALLPLAALLPGPATAVEMFTSRSGAAPGPLVAALRDNRLLALTRLRIDRMQHGGAASTLAVPNTLRSWVLAEHALLRLQGGLVQPVPLPLGVAPGEIRALLVDAMDQPLVCPDARGPYRYDGTGWQPLAGVQETPCSVLARAHDGALWIGDVKGELRLLRGNRVRRYSATDGLSVGPITALWSSPALTLVAGEAAVAVLGPDGRFRTLPDQASPLLQGVTGIVQDAAGGVWLNGNRGVVHLSLQALTQSVQTGLPAPSLRLYDTMDGLPGIAQQATPVPSALAAADGLLWFATNQGLAWLDPSQTYRNPTAPTVAITEVVANDRPYPLQAALRLPKWSDRLRIGYEAVSLTRPERVRFRYRLDGVDAAWQDAGNRTEAFYTNLAPGRYRFEVAAANNDGVWNARGDTLDVVIEPAFVQTWQFKLCCVLAAVAALAVAWRLRTRHVAGRLRARLEERYRERERIARELHDTLLQGTQGLILRLHTASRSLAWDDPRRQELEKTVELAERALIEGRDRVNGLRDTHSLRTDLAGALQQARETTMPIPTATLDVLVNGRPLVLRAMVADELFQLGREALSNADRHARANKIVLELRYGSRDFVLRIRDDGCGLAPDVLHGHARTGHWGLTGMQERARRIGAQMQLWSRPGSGTEVQIVVPARAAYVRPPKRWCWPFQNARPTETPHG from the coding sequence ATGCCGCATGAGCCCGTCAGCTACCCCGCTTCGTCGTTACGCCTGCGCGTTACGCACTGGGTCACGCTGGCGTGCTGTTGGCTGCTGCTGTGCGTACCGGCATGGGCAAGCGGGATCGCCGCAACACGCGACGGCGTGCTGCAGTTTCACCACACCGCCTGGAGCACCGAGCGCGGCGCACCGGCCGACATCTGGGATATCGCGCAGGCCGATAACGGCCCGTTGTGGCTGGCGACCGGTTTTGGCTTGTTCCAGTTCGATGGTGACCGCTTCGCACGTGTGCCGCCGCCCAATGGCGAGGCGTACGCATCGCACAACATGACCGCGCTGACGCTCGCACCGGACGACACCGCGTGGGTCGGGTATTTCGGTGCCGGGATCGACCGTCTCGCCGACGGCCACCTCACCCACTTCGCACCAGGCAAGGACTTGCCCAGCGGCATGGTGTTCAAGCTGGAGCGCGATGGCAGCGGGCGCCTCTGGGCCGCAATCGATGGCGGCCTGTGCTGGTTCGATGGCACGCGCTGGCACCGTGCCGGTGCCGACTGGGGCTACCCGGCCGCACGCGCACAGTGGTTGCTGCGCGACCGCCGTGGCGTGCTGTGGGTCAGCGACGGCACCCAGCTGCTGCGCCTGCCCGCAGGCGGCAAGCGCTTCGAACCCAGCGGGCAGCCGGTTGGCCCGTTCACCACCATGGCCGAAAGCCCGGATGGCAGCGTCTGGGTCGCCGACCCGTATCGCGGAATCTTTGCATTGACCGACGCGCGCGGGCAGCTGCTTCCCGCAGTAACACGCGCGCAGCCACGCTTTGCCGGGCTGTTTGCGCGCCGTATCCGCTTCATGCGCGACGGCGCGCTGTGGGGCACGGACTACGCGGCCGGTGGTGTGTTCCGGATCGCCACGCCGCTGGCGCTGGCGCCGGTGCTGGAACATGTAGGCACGCTGCAAGGCCTGACCTCGGCAACCGCCGGCCCGTTACTGGAAGACCGCGAAGGCAACCTCTGGGTCGGCACCAACCTGGGCTTGAATCGCTTCCGCCACCGCGCGCTATTGCCATTGGCCGCATTGCTGCCCGGCCCGGCCACTGCGGTGGAGATGTTCACCAGCCGCAGCGGCGCAGCGCCGGGGCCGCTGGTTGCCGCATTGCGCGACAACCGCCTGCTCGCACTGACGCGCCTGCGCATCGATCGGATGCAGCACGGCGGCGCGGCCAGCACGCTCGCTGTGCCGAACACGTTACGCAGTTGGGTGTTGGCCGAACACGCGCTACTGCGTCTGCAGGGCGGCCTTGTGCAACCAGTCCCATTACCGCTGGGCGTTGCGCCCGGCGAAATACGTGCGTTGCTGGTCGATGCGATGGACCAGCCGCTGGTGTGCCCGGATGCGCGTGGGCCGTATCGCTACGACGGCACCGGCTGGCAACCGCTGGCCGGCGTGCAGGAAACCCCATGCTCGGTGCTGGCGCGTGCGCACGATGGCGCGCTGTGGATCGGAGACGTCAAAGGGGAGCTGCGCCTGCTGCGCGGCAATCGCGTGCGCCGCTATAGCGCAACGGACGGCTTGTCGGTCGGCCCGATCACCGCTCTGTGGAGCAGCCCCGCGCTGACCCTGGTGGCCGGCGAAGCGGCGGTGGCCGTGCTCGGACCCGATGGCCGATTCCGCACCTTGCCCGACCAGGCCAGCCCGCTGCTGCAGGGGGTCACCGGTATCGTGCAGGACGCCGCCGGCGGGGTCTGGTTGAACGGCAATCGCGGCGTGGTGCACCTGAGCCTGCAAGCGTTGACGCAGAGCGTGCAGACCGGCCTGCCGGCGCCATCGCTGCGCCTGTACGACACCATGGATGGCCTGCCCGGCATCGCCCAACAGGCCACGCCGGTTCCCAGCGCGCTGGCCGCAGCCGATGGCCTGCTGTGGTTTGCCACCAACCAGGGCCTGGCCTGGCTCGACCCCAGCCAGACCTATCGCAATCCCACCGCGCCCACGGTCGCCATCACCGAGGTGGTCGCCAACGATCGTCCGTATCCGCTGCAGGCCGCGCTGCGCCTGCCCAAGTGGAGCGACCGCCTGCGCATCGGCTACGAAGCGGTCAGCCTCACCCGCCCCGAGCGCGTGCGCTTCCGCTACCGGCTGGATGGCGTGGACGCTGCCTGGCAGGACGCCGGCAATCGCACCGAGGCGTTCTATACCAACCTGGCGCCTGGCCGTTATCGCTTCGAGGTGGCCGCCGCCAACAACGATGGCGTGTGGAACGCACGTGGCGACACACTCGACGTGGTCATCGAACCGGCGTTCGTGCAGACCTGGCAATTCAAGCTGTGCTGCGTGCTGGCGGCGGTCGCGGCCCTGGCGGTGGCGTGGCGCTTGCGCACCCGGCATGTGGCCGGACGCCTGCGTGCGCGGTTGGAAGAGCGCTACCGCGAGCGCGAGCGCATCGCCCGTGAGTTGCACGACACCCTGCTGCAGGGCACACAGGGGCTGATCCTGCGCCTGCACACCGCCAGCCGTTCGCTGGCCTGGGATGACCCCCGCCGGCAGGAACTGGAAAAGACCGTCGAACTGGCCGAGCGCGCCCTCATCGAAGGGCGCGACCGCGTCAACGGCTTGCGCGACACCCACTCGCTGCGCACCGATCTGGCCGGCGCGTTGCAGCAGGCGCGCGAAACCACCATGCCGATCCCCACCGCAACCCTGGACGTGCTGGTCAATGGCCGCCCACTCGTCTTGCGCGCGATGGTGGCCGACGAACTGTTCCAGCTCGGGCGCGAAGCGCTGAGCAATGCCGACCGGCACGCGCGCGCAAACAAGATCGTCCTGGAACTGCGTTACGGTTCACGTGACTTCGTGCTGCGCATCCGCGACGATGGCTGCGGCCTGGCGCCGGACGTGCTGCACGGCCACGCCCGCACCGGGCACTGGGGATTGACCGGCATGCAGGAACGCGCGCGGCGCATCGGGGCACAGATGCAACTGTGGTCGCGGCCCGGCAGCGGAACCGAAGTGCAGATCGTCGTCCCCGCGCGCGCTGCGTACGTTCGACCACCCAAACGCTGGTGCTGGCCCTTTCAAAACGCACGACCCACGGAGACTCCCCATGGCTGA
- a CDS encoding response regulator, which yields MADTTRPTAVLVVDDHPLLRDGLSAMLGAERDMQVVGEAEDGEQAVDYYTRLRPDVVLMDLQMPRVDGVQAIQRIRQLDPMAKVIVLTTYTGDVRAVRALQAGACGYLLKSALRRELVDTIRDVRRGQRRHVPASVAENIAAHVLDDALSARETEVLNLVATGCSNKQIGNALGISEETVKAHMKNILCKLGVRDRTHAVTVALRRGILSLET from the coding sequence ATGGCTGATACGACACGACCGACCGCGGTGCTGGTGGTGGACGATCACCCGTTGTTGCGTGACGGATTGAGCGCCATGCTGGGCGCCGAGCGCGACATGCAGGTGGTGGGCGAAGCCGAAGATGGCGAACAGGCCGTGGACTACTACACCCGCCTGCGCCCGGACGTGGTGCTGATGGATCTGCAGATGCCACGCGTGGACGGCGTGCAGGCGATCCAGCGCATCCGCCAGCTCGACCCCATGGCCAAGGTCATCGTCCTGACCACCTACACCGGCGATGTGCGTGCAGTACGCGCCTTGCAGGCCGGCGCTTGCGGGTATCTGCTCAAGAGCGCGTTGCGGCGCGAACTGGTCGACACCATCCGCGACGTGCGCCGCGGTCAACGCCGCCACGTGCCCGCCTCGGTGGCCGAGAACATCGCCGCGCACGTGCTCGACGACGCCTTGTCCGCACGCGAGACCGAGGTGCTGAACCTGGTCGCCACCGGCTGCTCCAACAAGCAGATCGGCAACGCACTGGGCATCTCAGAAGAAACCGTCAAGGCGCACATGAAGAACATCCTGTGCAAGCTCGGCGTGCGCGACCGCACCCACGCGGTCACCGTTGCGCTGCGTCGCGGGATCCTGTCGCTGGAGACCTGA
- a CDS encoding Cache 3/Cache 2 fusion domain-containing protein, whose translation MLRHSLRVRLLLPVLALVLVVVVALTVILAITEANRVKSETADAIERQSVSLQTLFSVTRAMMLDRVNSSMRQLRKEANAQGAPSVGNDVRVADRNANDLLLGQKSQANVFDMLDDVTAIHEGTATLFSRTGDDFVRISTNVKKDDGSRAIGTVLDPTGQAAAKLRNGESFYGVVDILGNPYVTGYEPIFAGNDKRVIGAWYVGYKADTQALENVVSSRRVLDSGFIAIFDSKNTLRFQSTTGATTDTATIERIVKESPDDWVVTKQEVPDWGFTLVSAYPKSDVNGVIVRQSLWIAGIGLLVCALLLGLQWALIWNRVLRPIQHLTTVAEELSLGKWNHTIAEVNLKDEIGTLARAISRLSNSVRLAMERLSKR comes from the coding sequence ATGCTTCGTCACTCTTTGCGGGTGCGCCTGCTGTTGCCGGTGCTGGCCTTGGTGCTGGTCGTGGTGGTGGCACTGACGGTCATTCTGGCCATTACCGAGGCCAACCGGGTCAAATCGGAAACCGCAGACGCCATCGAGCGCCAGTCGGTCTCCCTGCAGACCCTGTTCTCGGTCACCCGCGCGATGATGCTCGATCGCGTCAATTCCTCCATGCGCCAGCTGCGCAAGGAAGCCAACGCCCAGGGCGCGCCCAGCGTGGGCAATGACGTCCGCGTGGCCGACCGCAACGCCAACGACCTGTTGCTGGGCCAGAAGTCCCAGGCCAACGTGTTCGACATGCTCGACGACGTCACCGCGATCCACGAAGGCACCGCAACGCTGTTCTCGCGCACCGGTGACGACTTCGTGCGCATCTCCACCAACGTCAAGAAGGACGACGGCAGCCGCGCCATCGGCACCGTACTCGATCCCACCGGCCAGGCCGCCGCCAAACTGCGTAATGGCGAAAGCTTCTACGGCGTGGTCGACATCCTCGGCAATCCGTATGTCACCGGTTACGAGCCGATCTTTGCCGGCAACGACAAGCGCGTCATCGGTGCCTGGTACGTCGGTTACAAGGCCGACACCCAGGCGCTGGAAAACGTGGTCAGCAGCCGTCGCGTGCTCGACTCGGGCTTCATCGCCATCTTCGACAGCAAGAACACGCTGCGCTTCCAGTCCACCACCGGCGCCACCACCGACACCGCCACCATCGAGCGGATCGTCAAGGAAAGCCCCGACGATTGGGTCGTGACCAAGCAGGAAGTGCCGGACTGGGGCTTCACGCTCGTCTCGGCCTACCCCAAGAGCGATGTCAACGGCGTCATCGTGCGCCAGTCGCTGTGGATCGCCGGCATCGGCCTGCTGGTCTGCGCACTGTTGCTCGGCCTGCAGTGGGCGCTGATCTGGAACCGCGTGTTGCGGCCCATCCAGCACTTGACCACCGTTGCCGAAGAACTGAGCCTGGGCAAGTGGAACCACACCATTGCCGAGGTCAACCTCAAGGATGAAATCGGTACCCTGGCGCGCGCCATTTCCCGCCTGTCCAACAGCGTCCGGTTGGCCATGGAACGCCTCAGCAAGCGCTGA
- the guaA gene encoding glutamine-hydrolyzing GMP synthase — protein MSSLHNDKILILDFGAQYTQLIARRIREIGVYCEIWAWDHDPSEIAGFGAKGIILSGGPESTTLPGAPVAPQEVFDSGLPVFGICYGMQTLAAQLGGATEAADQREFGHAEVDVVAADALFSGLTDHAGASRLNVWMSHGDHVSQVPPGFTITAVTDRIPVAAMSNEDKRWYGVQFHPEVTHTLQGQTLLRRFVVDVCGCQTLWTAANIIDDQIARVREQVGDDEVILGLSGGVDSSVVAALLHKAIGDKLTCVFVDTGLLRWQEGDQVMAMFAEHMGVKVIRVNAADRYFAKLEGVSDPEAKRKIIGNLFVDIFDEESNKLANAKWLAQGTIYPDVIESAGSKTGKAHVIKSHHNVGGLPEHMKLGLVEPLRELFKDEVRRLGVELGLPRTMVYRHPFPGPGLGVRILGEVKREYAELLAKADAIFIDELRKADLYDKTSQAFAVFLPVKSVGVVGDARAYEWVIALRAVETIDFMTAHWAHLPYDFLGTVSNRIINELRGVSRVVYDISGKPPATIEWE, from the coding sequence ATGTCCAGTCTGCATAACGACAAGATCCTCATCCTCGATTTCGGCGCGCAGTACACCCAGCTGATCGCGCGGCGGATTCGCGAAATTGGCGTGTACTGCGAGATCTGGGCCTGGGATCATGATCCGAGCGAGATCGCCGGGTTCGGTGCCAAGGGCATCATTCTCTCGGGTGGTCCCGAGTCGACCACCTTGCCAGGGGCGCCGGTTGCGCCGCAGGAGGTGTTCGATAGCGGCTTGCCGGTGTTCGGTATTTGCTACGGCATGCAGACACTGGCTGCGCAGTTGGGCGGTGCCACCGAGGCGGCCGATCAGCGCGAGTTCGGTCATGCCGAAGTCGATGTAGTGGCGGCCGATGCACTGTTCTCTGGTCTGACCGACCACGCCGGCGCGTCGCGCCTGAATGTGTGGATGAGCCACGGCGACCACGTGTCGCAGGTGCCGCCGGGCTTCACGATTACTGCCGTGACCGACCGTATTCCGGTGGCGGCGATGTCCAACGAAGACAAGCGCTGGTATGGCGTGCAGTTCCACCCGGAAGTGACACATACGCTGCAGGGCCAGACCTTGCTGCGGCGCTTCGTGGTGGACGTGTGTGGCTGCCAGACGCTGTGGACCGCGGCCAACATCATCGATGACCAGATTGCGCGCGTGCGCGAGCAGGTGGGCGACGATGAAGTGATTCTGGGCTTGTCCGGAGGTGTGGATTCGTCGGTGGTCGCGGCACTGCTGCACAAGGCGATCGGTGACAAGCTGACCTGCGTGTTCGTCGACACCGGCCTGCTGCGTTGGCAGGAAGGCGACCAGGTGATGGCGATGTTTGCCGAGCACATGGGCGTCAAGGTGATCCGCGTCAATGCGGCCGACCGCTACTTCGCCAAACTCGAAGGCGTGAGCGATCCTGAAGCCAAGCGCAAGATCATCGGCAACCTGTTCGTGGATATCTTCGATGAAGAATCCAACAAGCTGGCCAATGCCAAGTGGCTGGCGCAGGGCACGATTTATCCGGACGTGATCGAGTCGGCCGGCAGCAAGACCGGTAAGGCGCACGTGATCAAGAGCCACCACAACGTGGGTGGCCTGCCTGAGCACATGAAGCTGGGCCTGGTCGAACCGCTGCGCGAACTGTTCAAGGACGAAGTGCGTCGCCTGGGCGTGGAACTCGGCCTGCCACGCACCATGGTGTATCGCCATCCATTCCCGGGCCCGGGCCTGGGTGTGCGCATCCTGGGCGAGGTGAAGCGCGAATACGCCGAACTGCTGGCCAAGGCCGATGCGATCTTCATCGACGAGCTGCGCAAGGCGGACCTGTACGACAAGACCAGCCAGGCATTCGCGGTGTTCCTTCCGGTTAAGTCGGTGGGTGTGGTGGGCGATGCGCGCGCCTATGAATGGGTGATCGCACTGCGTGCGGTGGAGACCATCGACTTCATGACCGCGCATTGGGCGCACCTGCCATACGACTTCCTCGGCACGGTGAGCAACCGCATCATCAACGAACTGCGCGGCGTCTCGCGCGTGGTCTACGACATCTCCGGCAAACCGCCTGCGACGATCGAGTGGGAGTGA